GtgacattagagtgagtaaataatgacttcttTCATGAAAAATTCAGATAACTGAATAGGGCAGGGCTGTTTGTGTTGTATTGTCTGTAAATTAAATCATGTTTCTTTTATGGAAAGTTCATTGCATAGTCCCCTGTGCTTGTGATGCTCTGTTCTTATCAGTGTTCTCACTCCCATCTAGATTCTATTAGTCAGACTGTAGTTATATGACTACATCAGACCTGAGCTCTACTTTTTTGCTTTGCATGACAACTTGAAATTGAATGTATtgtcatgaatataatgaaaaaCCTTCATCTGCAGCCTTCCTCTTTCTGCCATTGGTGGCCACCACCTGCACTCCTCTTGTGTATAATTGGTCTCCACTTTCTACATTGCAAACATATGGACACATATTAAGAGCAGGCAAATGAAAGTGTCATTACatgcaaacaaaataattttagtaTTACTATGGTGTTATAATAGTATTACGTGTGTTTCTTCTGTACTTTTGCCCGTTGTCACATATAACAGCAGTGATGGTGTCAGAGGAGAGATGCTGTTCATATTCTATCTGAGGACTGCTAACCATTATGGCATTCATTTCAGACATCCCAAATTGCATGTTTGTCTCTTCATCTGACTGCGTTAAAATGTTTTCAGTCCCAGCTTGATTCTGAAAAACTCTTGCAGTAATGGCAGAAGATCTCAAAGTGGCCTCATTCATTGACGGCTGATCATATCTAACTGCAATTATGTCATTAGCCTCCTGTGGATCTCCAACCATGGACAGCTCCTCAAGATCTGGAGGACTGAACATCCTTCTTGGCGGCTTGGACAAAAGGGCATCTAGCTGTTCGTAAAACCTCATGACGCGTCGAGGATCTCCAATATCAGCCTTTCCTCTCTGCAGAGAACGGTATAGGTATTTCAGGTTCTTATACTTGGTGCGACATTGTTTCCAGTCTCTTTCTACGCCCTGCTGAAGAAGCTTGCGTGAAATTTGCACGAAAATGTCTTTATTTCTGGTTGAGCCCTGTAGCTGTCGCTGAATGCCTTCTTCAGCCCAGATTTGAAGCAGCGCGGCCACCTCTTCCTCACTCCAATTTCTGCCAGAATCATGCACCGTGATTACGTTCATTTcatttgctgctgctgctgttgctgaaGACATTGGATAGAAATTTGAGGTTTTGAGGAAATCACATTTAATGTTCTAGCTTTTGTAGAAATATTTTAACTCACCTGTTTCTCTTCCAATTAGTGGGTGGGCAGCAGTATTCATTATTGTTTGCATCTCTGCCAGACTTTCATCTTTAAAGGAGTAAATATGGAAATAGTGAAATCCTAGATTATGAGAAGCTGATGAATTTAACCTGGTTTTGCCTGAGGAACTAGATTGTTGGGTTGCCACTGGATGACCAATGTACAATGTACCAAGACTGTTTAtggtataaaagtaaaaaaaaataaaaaaaatggggcaaGATGACCCCCACCTGGGGCAAGaagtaacatttaaaatttaaggtaaaatataaaatcaaatattttatgtaattatttttcacaatttAGATGAATAATTGAACTAAACAATGACAGGCCAATCAAATATCAGAATCCCAGTCAAAGAGATTCATTTGAAAGGTCTACTTTTTCTATGAATTATATACTGTACAGGCCtatgaatatatacatataaagacACCCATATTTTGAATTGATGGCAGGTCATAATAGCAATACAGTGAATATAGATTGAATTTCCCTCAAATAGCCTTATTAGCTTATGAAGAATAGAGATGTTTGAAGTATACATCTAACACATGGAAGTATTTTACAATAACCCCATaagttaataattattaaattaaataataatgacaCCAGAACCAACTTTCTACCCAAGTAAGGGGGCCCAGATGACCTTGCTATGGCCCTGCCTACCTTACCTACATCATATATACAGCTGaaatcagatgtttacatacaccttggccaaatacatttaatatcagtttttcacaattccggACATTTAATCATATAATACATAGACGTATTCTATGTATTCTACGTTTACATTAAACATAGaatacattccctgtcttaggtcagttaggatcactactttagtttaagaatgtgaaatgtcagaataatagtagagagaattatttatttcagcttttatttctttcatcacattcccagtgggtcagaagtttatatacaatttgttagtatttggtagcattgcctttacattatttttttagatTGGGTCAaatgggtagccttccacatgattctcacaataagttgctggaattttagcccattcctccaggcagaactggtgtaacggagtcaggtttgtaggcctctttgctcgcacatgctttttcagttctgcccacaacttTTCTATTAGATTGAGGTCAGGCCTTTggtatggccactccaataccttgactttgttgtccttaagccgttttgccacaactttggaggtatgcttgagttAATTGTCCATATGGAAGACCATTTGCAACCAAGATTTaatttcatggctgatgtcttgagatgttgcttcaatatatcaacataattttccttcctcatgatgccatctattttgtgaagtgcaccagtccctcctgcagcaaagcaccctcacaacatgatgctgccacccccatggttcacggttgggatggtgttctttggcttgcaatcctcacccttctttctccaaacatatcaatggtcattatggccaaacagttcaattttgtttcatcagaccagaggatatttctccaaaaagtaagatctttgtcctcatgtgcacttgcaaactgtagtctgtcttttttatggcagttttggagcagtggcttcttctttgctgaacagcctttcaggttatgtcgatataggactcgttttattgtggatatagatacctgtctacctgtttctccagtatcttcacaaggtcctttactgttgttttgggattgttTTGCACTTTTCGTACCCAACCACATTCACCTCTAGGAGACCGAAAGCAtctatgatggctgtgtggtcccatggtgtttgtacttgcgtactattgtttgtacagatgaacgtggtaccttcaggcatttgaaaattgctcccaaggatgaaccagacatgtggaggtccacaatttgtttttctgaagtctttgctgaattctttagatttttcccatgatgtcaagcaaagagacacttgagtttgaaggtaggtcgtCAAATAAATCCattggtacacctccaattcagtacacctcctatcagtagataattgtctaaaggcttgacataattttctggaattttccaaaattttctggaattttctgcttggtgtatgtaaacttctggcccactggaattgtgatatagtcaattaaaagtgaaacaatctgtctgtaaacagttgttggaaaaattacttttgtcatgcacaaagtagacgtcctaaacgacttgccaaaactatagtttgctaatatgaaatctgtggagtggttaaaaatttagttttaatgactgtgtgtatacatatatatatatatatatatatatatatatatatatatatatatatacagcatgtacagctctggaaaaattaagagaccacttaAGATGGCTAGCCatatctccagacctgaaccccattgaaaacctctggaatgtgatcaagaggaagatggatggccacaagccatcaaacaaagcagagctgcttgaattattgtgccaggagtggcataaggtcacccaacagcaatgtgaaagactggtggagagcatgccaagaggcatgaaagctgtgattgaaaatcagggatattccaccaaatattgatttctgaacacttccaagttaaaacattaatattgtgctggttaaaaatgaatatgaacttgttttctttgaattATTTGAGGTCAGAAacacattttctgcaaataaatgctctaaatgacaatatttttatttggaagaaGTGTCATCTgtattttatagaataaaacaaaaatgttaattttactccaacacatacctataaatagtaattccagagaaactgataattttgcagtggtctctacACTTTTAAACTGTTAAGTATGTGAACACATGAGGTAGACAGACGCCATTAATCTTGCTGTCTTTTCAGCATTTTATGTTGGCTTTTGAATTTTTAAAATGCTGTGCAACACTAAAATATGTCTAAATACCCAATTGTTCCATCCATTTCTGCTGTatgtctagctgtttttgaatacAAGAATTCATACTTTGTGCCATAATACTGTAACCTTTCATTGAACGCATAACCTTTGACGCCAACAACAAAAGATAGTCGATAAGCAAATATTTTGCTGTTCTTACTATGCACTATTAAAGTTAGTTAGTTGCCTTTTCTTGCTTGCATTTAGCATTATTTTTACCCTGCTGTCCACGAACCTATCAGAACCCATCAGTTGAGTCTTTTTCTAAAAAGACACTACTAGATTGTAGAACCCTAAAATAAATTTGACAAGAATAATTAAAAACGTACCATCATCAATCTTGATAACCTGTTCTTTGCTGGTCAGCTGGTCTCTGTCTGGTATTTTCCTAGACGAGTCCTCCTCCTCAAAGCCACCTTCAATATCTTTGCCCTGCAGTATGCAATCAAGCTCAGCCCAGAATCTCATTGGACGGCCTTGGCTCTTGCTGACTTTGAAATCATATTTCAGGTTCTTGTATTTGGTGCGGCATTGTCTCCAGTCTCGCACCACGCCATGTTGATGCTCCAGACGACGTGCCATCTCCTGGAAGATGGCCTTGTTTCTGTGGGAGCGTTGGAGTTGCTTGTTAACCTCCTTATCAGCCCAGATATTTAGTAGAGCACGGACCTCCTTGTCAGACCAGTGTCTGCCTCCTTCCAGCCCTGAGAAAGTAAACGGGTtctaatttaaaggtgcactcattagtGATTTGTTTATGTCATATTGGATTGACACTTACACTgatacctagtggtgtggatgcagcatcatacaAATGCAGTACTGATACCGTTGTAGAAATTCATTATTCAGTCAGCCATGAGTTAATTGTCCAATAAAAGGGAgatgagattaagcgagtaataTTCCACTGGTCATATGATTTTAACATAGCAGCCCCCATGTGATTTTATATACTGTTATGACTGGAGGCTTAATATtgtgtgagtgctcatgattttatacatatgtttcaaaatcacTATTTCTTAAGGagtaaaactacttttaatgagaaaaaaataatgagtgcacctttaacaaggTTTGCAGTCCTTTGGGGTTAAAGAAACTTTGGCTAAAATAGAACACAATGGAGCTGGAAACACTAATACCTGATACATTAACCTACCATGTGGACTGTATTTTACTCCACCGGGTTTTTGATTAGggccacaaaacaaaaaacagtggaAAAGTGATTCTATTGGCTAATAAGTATGCACCGATTTGATaactggatcggtatcggctctgatacAGTACATTTTAGACAGATCGGGTATAGGCCCAACAAGCCCAGTCCAAATCAGATAccgtgtgttagtcatgtttgttactgtcgagctccaaaaatgacataaaagaaccatgaAGGCACCATTAAAGtactccatatgacttgtgcattttattcaaagccacttggagacatgcaatagctctgtgaatcgcagatggctgtgtttaataagtagaTGGTATGCATGCCCAACACGCTAGTAAATGGTGTGGCTCTGTGAACACTTACTGTACATAACATGCTGTTGATGTGCTCGCACAGTATGTGAGCGCCACACAAAAAACTGAATCTCAGATAGCTCGATAGTTTGGTTTGGAGGAGGAGGATTACACAAAATCTCGAATAAGAGGCTTCTTAAACTACTGTGGACTAGCCCCCATAAATACACGTACGATGTTccgactgtcaaaataaaagcctgagcGCTTTGTAGTTAAAGGTGCATGACTGAATTGCTTTactattgtaattattttaaaagtaaataataattataataatttattgttattattatttgttttaaaattacaaCATACTTAAGTTGACTGCGGTTCCAAAAAATagctgtgtgaatgaaaagtggactgaaaTCTTACAAtagtggaaaaaaaagaaatctgaatcgttttctactgaagacttttaCTGGAgctactgttaattttgctgctacattatccagtagactagttAATGTAATGTGTagtaaatgtttgtgtttctttacatataaaagagTACCCCCAATTAGTATCACAGAGTGAAGCGTATATATATTCTGAACTGATTATGAAAAAACAACGACACTGGAATTGGATTGGGATCGGACCTTACTGAGATATGAGGTATCGGTGGATCCCTATTGTCTAATGGACTTTCAGATGAAAGGTTTTAAAGAATGGTttggttttatatttatatgaagTTGAGATTTAGACAACTAATAATAACTttatataatatgaatatatatgctGCATTAAAAAGTGTGTGTGGTTATAATCATGCAAAGGTATAATTTATGTATAATAAATCTCTGCTTGCAAATCAGTTTTCtctttgaagaaaataaaacttGACTTAACTTGAGAAACAAAGTAATTTTCCCTTGACATATTGAATTAGGTCCCAGTGTTTTGTAGTCATAATAGAAACATAAAGAGCAAAAATCGAATTATTCTGTCTTGAATGTTTCAACAAATTAAGGTGTTTTTAAGATTGTGAAAGTTACCTTCCTGAAGACTTGCTTGGGAAGTAGACTCTTCATCTGCCATGTAAGGCATTTGGTTCAGTGATTTAGTATCTGCGGAAGCTTGTTTGTAGACCGTCTGTGTAGGCCTCCAGTCTGGAAGAGCCATACTCCTACTCTGGGCCTTACACTCAACCCAGTCTTTACACACCCCAAGCTCTCTCAGTCGGCTTGAGATGGCCTCATACTTGGCCTTGCTCTCTTCCTCTTCCCATGCCTGTTTCTCCCTCCACACAGAGAGCAGAGCTTTCACTTCTTCCCCTCTCCAATATCCAGCTGCTCCCCTCTGCTGCttttcctccccagcattactgTGTTGGGCTGTTTTAGGCTCCATGTTTCTAAGCTTGCCTAGAAATGGCTTCTGTTTGTTCACCTCCGCCTTTATCCTCTCTGCTCCCCCTCCCCGTTGACTTTAAGCTCAGTGTCCAAGGCAACCAGACGACTGAGCCAGTTAGGAACACCCACGTGACCGAGAACAGCCTTATGACTGGCTTAAGCTGTGTGCAGTGGGGGAGGTGCATGGAGGAAATGTGAGAAGTGGCTTGGCAAGTGAGCTACATTTGCTGTGTCAGTTTCTCCAAATAAGACTCTGTAAAAGGCTTAAGAGGTGTTTGGCTGTGCTAAGATCTGAAAGGGATTCTGATAAAAATGTAGAATGCCTTGTGTGTGCTTTATTCAGtcatttattttagtatttttctCTCCCCTCATGCTTTGTCCTCTTATCCCCTTCACCCCCCCTAATTCCTGATCCTCCTCATTCTCACTCTACCTAACCGATTCACACAAACCAGTTTGATCTGCCTTTTATAGTCACATGCAATGCAGCCATTGACTCTTGCAACCAATTTGGCTTGATTTTAATATTGTTTGTGTAAAATGGTGGAAGAGAGGGAACAATGGGAGGGACACATTCTCTATCCTGACTGCAGTCTTGCCAAGACATGTTGATACAGTGGGATCTAATTGCTCACTACATGAAATATCACGTCTTCAACTAACTCAGTCAGTAAATACGTTTATCACAACACTTGCACTTTCTTTTTATCTAGTCATTTTGATAAGCATCTATTAGGAACATATGTAAATCACTCTGTGATCAATATATGttagaggaatagttcagccaaaactctcataatttactcatccttatgccatcccaaaaCTGTATGATATTTtttcttctggtgaacacaaatggagatatttAGAAGAGTATGTCAGTGCTTTAGGTCCATACAGATCAAATGAAGGCAGCATACAATTAATCCAtacaatccatatcttcagaagcaatatgataggtgtgtgagaaatagaccaatatttaagtccattctttactataaatctccactttcaaacagccctccaaAATAAGCACCTTTCTCTGCTGAGAGTTctgctgcttttgttttgttttttgtgcaatttgcattcttcgtgcatatcgccaccctGCATAtcgggcagggaggagaatttatagtaaaaaggacataaatatgtatctgtttctcacccacacctatcatttagcttctgaagacatggatttaaccactggagtcttatagttTAATCTGAgccataaaattacttttatgctgcctttatgtgctttgtggagctttaaagctttggaccctgttgacttgcattgcatggaactACACAGtggagatattctaaaaatctttgtgttcagcagacaaaataaagttatacaaatctgtgatggcatgagagagtaaattatgagaattttcatttttgggtgaacttcctaTAATGTGAATGTCTGTGTGGAATAACTATATTAGAGGATTTCACATTACTTTTTGTTCAATAGGGGTCAAGAGAGTGCTGGAATTGTCATAAGCACTGGAACAAATCCCCCGATATACACCACTCTGAAGGTA
This sequence is a window from Xyrauchen texanus isolate HMW12.3.18 chromosome 30, RBS_HiC_50CHRs, whole genome shotgun sequence. Protein-coding genes within it:
- the LOC127623817 gene encoding uncharacterized protein LOC127623817 isoform X2; protein product: MEPKTAQHSNAGEEKQQRGAAGYWRGEEVKALLSVWREKQAWEEEESKAKYEAISSRLRELGVCKDWVECKAQSRSMALPDWRPTQTVYKQASADTKSLNQMPYMADEESTSQASLQEGLEGGRHWSDKEVRALLNIWADKEVNKQLQRSHRNKAIFQEMARRLEHQHGVVRDWRQCRTKYKNLKYDFKVSKSQGRPMRFWAELDCILQGKDIEGGFEEEDSSRKIPDRDQLTSKEQVIKIDDDESLAEMQTIMNTAAHPLIGRETAAAANEMNVITVHDSGRNWSEEEVAALLQIWAEEGIQRQLQGSTRNKDIFVQISRKLLQQGVERDWKQCRTKYKNLKYLYRSLQRGKADIGDPRRVMRFYEQLDALLSKPPRRMFSPPDLEELSMVGDPQEANDIIAVRYDQPSMNEATLRSSAITARVFQNQAGTENILTQSDEETNMQFGMSEMNAIMVSSPQIEYEQHLSSDTITAVICDNGQKYRRNTQSGDQLYTRGVQVVATNGRKRKAADEGDRLVRKQFHQSTDDGESSTDWSENIDFRCKEEGDQYIPIMEITSVCSMASDEITAEQSEKRTSAKMPNTSELKLGQKLNEGKTKQIFELVDEPGHVLVQSKDQITAGNAVRKDQMEGKAAIANKTTSCVFKLLQDVGLKTAFVRQYSETAFVAAHCEMIPIEWVCRRIATGSFLKRNPGVKEGYRFSPLKIEMFFKDDANNDPQWSEEQLLAAGFELAGLTIGCCEVDIMSKSTVAIFEVLEKAWATQDCTLVDMKIEFGVNLTTKEIVLADVIDNDSWRLWPAGDRSQQKDKQVYRDLKEVTPEAMQMVKRNFEWVAERVKLLLESQAKGRVVVLMGSTSDLAHSEKIRKACSTYGIPCHLRVTSAHKGPDETLRIKAEYEGDGIPTIFVAVAGRSNGLGPVMSGNTAYPVINCPPTTPDWGAQDIWSSLRMPSGLGCSTVLSPDAAAQFAAQILGLNDHLVWARLRASMLNTWISLKQADKKLQECSL
- the LOC127623817 gene encoding uncharacterized protein LOC127623817 isoform X1, with the protein product MEPKTAQHSNAGEEKQQRGAAGYWRGEEVKALLSVWREKQAWEEEESKAKYEAISSRLRELGVCKDWVECKAQSRSMALPDWRPTQTVYKQASADTKSLNQMPYMADEESTSQASLQEGLEGGRHWSDKEVRALLNIWADKEVNKQLQRSHRNKAIFQEMARRLEHQHGVVRDWRQCRTKYKNLKYDFKVSKSQGRPMRFWAELDCILQGKDIEGGFEEEDSSRKIPDRDQLTSKEQVIKIDDDESLAEMQTIMNTAAHPLIGRETATAAAANEMNVITVHDSGRNWSEEEVAALLQIWAEEGIQRQLQGSTRNKDIFVQISRKLLQQGVERDWKQCRTKYKNLKYLYRSLQRGKADIGDPRRVMRFYEQLDALLSKPPRRMFSPPDLEELSMVGDPQEANDIIAVRYDQPSMNEATLRSSAITARVFQNQAGTENILTQSDEETNMQFGMSEMNAIMVSSPQIEYEQHLSSDTITAVICDNGQKYRRNTQSGDQLYTRGVQVVATNGRKRKAADEGDRLVRKQFHQSTDDGESSTDWSENIDFRCKEEGDQYIPIMEITSVCSMASDEITAEQSEKRTSAKMPNTSELKLGQKLNEGKTKQIFELVDEPGHVLVQSKDQITAGNAVRKDQMEGKAAIANKTTSCVFKLLQDVGLKTAFVRQYSETAFVAAHCEMIPIEWVCRRIATGSFLKRNPGVKEGYRFSPLKIEMFFKDDANNDPQWSEEQLLAAGFELAGLTIGCCEVDIMSKSTVAIFEVLEKAWATQDCTLVDMKIEFGVNLTTKEIVLADVIDNDSWRLWPAGDRSQQKDKQVYRDLKEVTPEAMQMVKRNFEWVAERVKLLLESQAKGRVVVLMGSTSDLAHSEKIRKACSTYGIPCHLRVTSAHKGPDETLRIKAEYEGDGIPTIFVAVAGRSNGLGPVMSGNTAYPVINCPPTTPDWGAQDIWSSLRMPSGLGCSTVLSPDAAAQFAAQILGLNDHLVWARLRASMLNTWISLKQADKKLQECSL